A single Garra rufa chromosome 9, GarRuf1.0, whole genome shotgun sequence DNA region contains:
- the LOC141342369 gene encoding uncharacterized protein, with amino-acid sequence MEMHVFFLLCISMMPWFTDTTIAKDKNLALYGRATQSDLAGNPWTANGLASNAIDGNRDPYYEHGSCTATEWQDNPWWRLDLLDEYVVTSITITNRKEVPERLDGAEIHIGNSLLSNGNSNPLAGKISSIPGGRSQTFDWEKGISGRYINVVIPGSNRLLTLCEVEVYGYPAPDGENVALQGKATQISLYGNYYASNANDGNKDSVFIHGSCTHTEIALSPWWRLDLLKRHKVFSVVITNTVDNVPLRLNGAEIRIGNSLDNNGNNNTRCAEISSIPPGFSTTFKCDGMEGRYINVVIPGREEYLTLCEVEVYGSPLD; translated from the exons ACAAAAATCTGGCTTTATATGGCAGGGCCACACAATCAGACCTGGCTGGGAATCCTTGGACAGCAAATGGCCTTGCCAGCAATGCTATTGATGGAAATCGTGACCCATATTATGAACATGGATCCTGTACTGCTACTGAATGGCAAGATAACCCATGGTGGAGATTAGATTTACTAGATGAGTACGTAGTGACCTCCATAACTATCACCAACCGAAAAGAAGTTCCTGAAAGACTTGATGGAGCCGAGATACACATCGGGAACTCTCTGCTGAGCAACGGCAACAGCAACCCATT GGCTGGAAAGATTTCATCCATTCCAGGTGggagatcccaaacttttgactgggagaAAGGCATTTCAGGCCGTTACATCAATGTGGTCATACCAGGATCTAATCGTCTTCTTACTCTCTGTGAGGTTGAGGTTTACGGTTATCCAGCTCCTGATG GTGAAAATGTGGCTTTACAAGGGAAAGCTACACAGATTTCTCTCTATGGAAACTACTATGCATCCAATGCCAATGATGGGAACAAAGATAGTGTTTTCATTCATGGATCCTGTACCCACACTGAAATTGCTCTCAGTCCCTGGTGGAGACTGGACCTACTGAAAAGACACAAAGTGTTTTCAGTAGTGATTACAAACACAGTAGACAATGTTCCTTTAAGATTGAATGGAGCAGAAATCAGAATTGGAAACAGTCTGGACAACAACGGCAATAACAATACCAG GTGTGCTGAGATCTCTTCCATTCCTCCTGGTTTTTCCACCACCTTTAAATGTGATGGGATGGAAGGACGTTACATTAATGTTGTTATTCCAGGAAGGGAAGAATATCTCACACTGTGTGAGGTTGAAGTGTATGGATCACCACTGGATTGA